The following are from one region of the Salvia hispanica cultivar TCC Black 2014 chromosome 1, UniMelb_Shisp_WGS_1.0, whole genome shotgun sequence genome:
- the LOC125199420 gene encoding ankyrin repeat-containing protein ITN1-like, which produces MNIYNAAKTGDIATLQAEDPNVVCEVSFARSRNVLHIAAMHGHENIVEMLTSHMQLARDLDSQNSTPLHIAAAQGSVEVASILLSMANETLWWRDCHGLNPVHIAAIHGRVDILAMLLQKLISGYGEGASWRNSAALTIKYLVEVVKIKKQTRNLMGKTALQILTERPKACDLQTQMETLIMFRETRIMSEVFPDLSDTTMVVVGLIAAMAFQAAISPPGGVWQDTKKVGEAVMASTHPILYKQFVGANTTAFVSSIFTIFLITTRQPSGRILFLLISLFAMWVSLASIALSYRASVMVVAPHTETLSLVHTIIIVVVVSLGILGFIFVYNIVRGLCLNRTSDHHTTIGRLKNLIYELLNRVDLVVRRSDG; this is translated from the exons ATGAACATCTATAATGCTGCAAAAACTGGAGATATAGCAACATTGCAAGCTGAAGATCCGAATGTTGTCTGTGAAGTTTCATTTGCACGTTCACGAAATGTTCTACACATAGCAGCGATGCATGGGCACGAAAACATCGTTGAGATGTTGACATCCCACATGCAGCTAGCTCGGGATTTAGACTCGCAAAATTCGACACCACTTCACATTGCAGCAGCACAAGGGAGTGTTGAAGTAGCCTCAATATTGTTGTCAATGGCCAACGAGACACTCTGGTGGCGAGACTGTCATGGTTTGAACCCGGTTCATATTGCAGCCATCCATGGCCGTGTTGATATCTTGGCCATGCTGCTTCAAAAACTTATCTCCGGCTATGGAGAGGGTGCATCGTGGAGAAACAGTGCTGCACTT ACCATCAAATACTTGGTTGAGGttgttaaaataaagaagcagACACGGAATTTGATGGGCAAAACAGCACTGCAAATCTTGACCGAGAGGCCAAAGGCATGTGATCTCCAGACACAAATGGAAACACTTATAATGTTTCGGGAAACACGAATCATGTCTGAGGTGTTCCCTGACCTGAGCGACACGacaatggtggtggtgggCCTGATAGCCGCAATGGCATTCCAAGCCGCCATTAGTCCCCCTGGCGGTGTGTGGCAGGATACAAAAAAGGTCGGCGAAGCGGTGATGGCATCTACTCATCCCATACTATACAAACAGTTCGTCGGTGCTAACACCACCGCTTTCGTTTCATCAATTTTCACAATCTTCCTCATCACGACCCGACAGCCATCCGGACGCATTCTTTTCCTGCTCATCTCGTTGTTTGCAATGTGGGTGTCGCTCGCATCTATTGCTCTCAGCTATAGAGCTTCTGTAATGGTGGTCGCGCCTCATACCGAAACACTTTCCCTTGTTCATACAATTATCATAGTGGTGGTTGTGTCACTAGGCATCCTAGGGTTCATATTTGTGTATAATATTGTACGAGGACTGTGCTTAAACCGGACGAGTGATCACCATACAACCATCGGACGACTGAAGAATTTGATTTATGAACTACTCAACCGAGTTGACCTCGTTGTACGACGCTCGGATGGATGA